One Curtobacterium sp. MCLR17_032 genomic window carries:
- the coaE gene encoding dephospho-CoA kinase has product MRIIGLTGGIAAGKSTVSSRFAEHGAVVVDADRLARDAVAPGSPGLQAVRERFGDAVIAPDGSLDRPALGAVVFVDPEARRALEGITHPEVWRLAQQRFDAAEAADPDAVVVYDVPLLAEAEGSRPLRFDAVVVVDAPAAVRIERLVEHRGMRREDAERRVAAQASDADRLALADHVVDATGTLEQTIRSADEVWARLVR; this is encoded by the coding sequence GTGCGCATCATCGGACTCACGGGCGGCATCGCCGCGGGCAAGTCGACCGTCTCGTCGCGGTTCGCGGAACACGGCGCGGTGGTCGTCGACGCCGACCGGCTCGCACGCGACGCCGTGGCGCCGGGCAGCCCGGGTCTGCAGGCGGTCCGGGAGCGCTTCGGTGACGCGGTGATCGCCCCGGACGGCAGTCTCGACCGGCCCGCTCTCGGTGCGGTCGTCTTCGTCGACCCGGAGGCACGCAGGGCCCTCGAAGGCATCACCCACCCGGAGGTCTGGCGCCTCGCACAGCAGCGCTTCGACGCCGCCGAGGCAGCCGACCCGGACGCCGTCGTCGTCTACGACGTGCCGTTGCTCGCCGAGGCCGAGGGGTCACGGCCGCTCCGGTTCGACGCCGTCGTGGTCGTCGACGCCCCCGCCGCGGTGCGGATCGAGCGGCTCGTCGAACACCGGGGGATGCGCCGGGAGGACGCTGAGCGACGGGTGGCGGCGCAGGCCTCCGACGCCGACCGCCTCGCCCTCGCCGACCACGTCGTCGACGCGACCGGCACCCTCGAGCAGACGATCCGCTCGGCCGACGAGGTCTGGGCGCGACTCGTCCGATGA
- the uvrB gene encoding excinuclease ABC subunit UvrB, with product MGVAVEPTRAIRPFEVISEYMPSGDQPAAIAELAGRINAGETDVVLLGATGTGKSATTAWLIEQVQRPTLVLAHNKTLAAQLANEFRGLMPNNAIEYFVSYYDYYQPEAYVPQTDTFIEKDSSVNAEVERLRHSTTNSLLSRRDTVVVSTVSCIYGLGTPEQYMNASVALHIGQNISRDQLVRKFVSMQYQRNDVDFARGTFRVRGDTLEIIPMYEEHAIRIEMFGDEIEALSSLHPLTGNVIDDLPAVSIFPASHYVADTDVMHRAITSIKHELAERLAELEGQGKLLEAQRLRMRTTFDIEMMEQIGFCSGIENYSRHMEGRGPGEAPHCLIDYFPEDFLLVIDESHVTVPQIGAMYEGDASRKRTLVEHGFRLPSAMDNRPLKWEEFLDRVGQKVFLSATPGKYELGITDSVVEQIIRPTGLIDPEIIIKPSDGQIDDLLEEIKQRSEKNERVLVTTLTKRMAEELTDFLGNAGVRVRYLHSDVDTLKRVELLTELRQGVYDVLIGINLLREGLDLPEVSLVAILDADKEGFLRSSTSLIQTIGRAARNVSGQVLMYADKMTDSMKQAIEETDRRREKQVAYNLEHGIDPQPLRKKIADITEVLNRESDDTRELLERRGGGVRDGRRAPTPSLRREGIAGEGATQLEATIADLNDQMLQAAAELKFELAARLRDEVQDLKKALRQMESAGHVV from the coding sequence ATGGGAGTTGCCGTAGAGCCCACGCGTGCCATCCGACCGTTCGAGGTCATCAGCGAGTACATGCCGAGTGGGGACCAGCCCGCGGCCATCGCCGAACTCGCCGGGCGCATCAACGCGGGTGAGACCGACGTCGTGCTGCTCGGTGCGACCGGTACCGGCAAGTCGGCGACCACCGCGTGGCTGATCGAACAGGTGCAGCGGCCGACGCTGGTGCTCGCGCACAACAAGACGCTGGCGGCGCAGCTCGCCAACGAGTTCCGCGGCCTGATGCCGAACAACGCCATCGAGTACTTCGTCTCGTACTACGACTACTACCAGCCCGAGGCCTACGTCCCGCAGACGGACACCTTCATCGAGAAGGACTCGTCCGTCAACGCCGAGGTCGAGCGTCTGCGGCACTCGACGACGAACTCCCTGCTCAGCCGCCGTGACACCGTCGTGGTGTCGACCGTGTCCTGCATCTACGGCCTCGGCACGCCCGAGCAGTACATGAACGCCTCGGTCGCGCTGCACATCGGGCAGAACATCTCCCGCGACCAGCTCGTGCGGAAGTTCGTCAGCATGCAGTACCAGCGCAACGACGTCGACTTCGCCCGCGGCACCTTCCGGGTCCGCGGCGACACGCTCGAGATCATCCCGATGTACGAAGAGCACGCGATCCGCATCGAGATGTTCGGTGACGAGATCGAAGCGCTGTCCTCGCTGCACCCGCTGACCGGCAACGTCATCGACGACCTGCCCGCCGTCTCGATCTTCCCGGCGTCCCACTACGTCGCGGACACCGACGTCATGCACCGGGCGATCACCTCGATCAAGCACGAGCTGGCCGAGCGGCTCGCCGAGCTCGAGGGCCAGGGCAAGCTGCTCGAGGCCCAGCGGCTCCGGATGCGCACCACCTTCGACATCGAGATGATGGAGCAGATCGGGTTCTGCTCGGGCATCGAGAACTACTCCCGCCACATGGAGGGCCGCGGCCCCGGCGAAGCCCCGCACTGCCTCATCGACTACTTCCCGGAGGACTTCCTCCTGGTCATCGACGAGTCGCACGTCACGGTGCCGCAGATCGGTGCGATGTACGAGGGCGACGCCTCCCGGAAGCGCACCCTGGTGGAGCACGGCTTCCGGCTGCCGAGCGCGATGGACAACCGCCCGCTGAAGTGGGAGGAGTTCCTCGACCGCGTCGGGCAGAAGGTCTTCCTGTCGGCGACGCCCGGCAAGTACGAGCTCGGCATCACGGACAGCGTCGTCGAGCAGATCATCCGCCCGACGGGCCTCATCGACCCCGAGATCATCATCAAGCCGAGCGACGGCCAGATCGACGACCTGCTCGAGGAGATCAAGCAGCGCTCCGAGAAGAACGAGCGCGTGCTCGTCACCACACTGACCAAGCGCATGGCCGAAGAGCTCACCGACTTCCTCGGCAACGCCGGGGTCCGGGTGCGCTACCTGCACTCGGACGTCGACACCCTGAAGCGCGTGGAGCTGCTCACCGAGCTGCGCCAGGGCGTCTACGACGTGCTCATCGGCATCAACCTGCTGCGTGAGGGCCTCGACCTGCCGGAGGTCTCGCTCGTCGCGATCCTCGACGCCGACAAGGAAGGCTTCCTCCGGTCGTCGACCTCGCTCATCCAGACGATCGGTCGTGCCGCGCGCAACGTGTCGGGTCAGGTCTTGATGTACGCCGACAAGATGACCGACTCCATGAAGCAGGCCATCGAGGAGACCGATCGCCGCCGCGAGAAGCAGGTGGCGTACAACCTCGAGCACGGCATCGACCCGCAGCCGCTGCGCAAGAAGATCGCCGACATCACCGAGGTCCTCAACCGCGAGAGCGACGACACCCGCGAGCTCCTCGAGCGCCGCGGGGGCGGTGTCCGTGACGGCCGCCGCGCACCGACGCCGTCGCTCCGCCGCGAGGGCATCGCCGGCGAGGGCGCGACGCAGCTCGAGGCCACGATCGCCGACCTCAACGACCAGATGCTGCAGGCGGCGGCCGAACTGAAGTTCGAGCTCGCGGCCCGACTGCGTGACGAGGTGCAGGACCTGAAGAAGGCCCTGCGGCAGATGGAGTCGGCCGGCCATGTGGTCTGA
- a CDS encoding SDR family NAD(P)-dependent oxidoreductase, with translation MWSDPGTGTGAGRRTVVVTGASAGLGYQAAQQLAAAGHRVVLATRNPEKAVAAERRIRSAVPDAVLEHVHLDLADLDSVRAAADTLATMGPVHAVLNNAGVVGSRERQSTAQGHELQIGTNHLGHFAWTGLVLPMLQATGGRIVHLGSISHRWATLDRHDPLGAGYYNGYRQYARSKLAVMLFGFELAQRLADAGSAVSSVVAHPGLALDSLTQAAGAQSRPQPSRSERSQSEPSRSDPSWIGPGQRLIAQGKDAGAVPLVHASVADDVRSGEYWGPDGWFQLRGRATVVPAEPRAHDRLEAARLWTASERASGVTFALDALD, from the coding sequence ATGTGGTCTGACCCCGGCACCGGCACCGGTGCCGGTCGGCGGACCGTCGTCGTCACGGGCGCCAGCGCCGGTCTCGGGTACCAGGCCGCCCAGCAGCTCGCCGCAGCCGGGCACCGGGTGGTCCTGGCGACCCGCAACCCCGAGAAGGCCGTGGCAGCCGAGCGCCGCATCCGCTCCGCGGTCCCCGACGCGGTGCTCGAGCACGTCCACCTCGACCTGGCCGACCTCGACTCGGTCCGTGCGGCGGCCGACACCCTGGCCACGATGGGGCCCGTGCACGCCGTCCTCAACAACGCCGGGGTGGTCGGGTCGCGCGAGCGGCAGTCCACCGCGCAGGGCCACGAGCTGCAGATCGGCACGAACCACCTCGGCCACTTCGCCTGGACCGGCCTGGTGCTGCCGATGCTGCAGGCCACCGGTGGGCGGATCGTCCACCTCGGCTCGATCTCCCACCGCTGGGCGACCCTCGATCGCCACGACCCGCTCGGCGCGGGGTACTACAACGGCTACCGGCAGTACGCGCGGAGCAAGCTCGCGGTGATGCTGTTCGGGTTCGAGCTCGCCCAGCGTCTGGCGGACGCCGGGTCCGCGGTGTCGAGCGTCGTCGCGCACCCGGGGCTCGCGCTCGACTCGCTGACCCAGGCGGCGGGAGCGCAGTCGCGTCCCCAGCCATCGCGCTCCGAGCGGTCGCAATCCGAACCGTCGCGGTCCGACCCGTCGTGGATCGGGCCCGGTCAGCGGTTGATCGCACAGGGGAAGGACGCCGGCGCGGTCCCGCTCGTGCACGCCTCGGTCGCCGACGACGTCCGCTCCGGCGAGTACTGGGGGCCGGACGGCTGGTTCCAGCTCCGCGGACGCGCAACGGTGGTGCCGGCGGAACCGCGGGCGCACGACCGGCTCGAGGCGGCGCGGCTCTGGACCGCCAGCGAGCGTGCCTCCGGCGTCACGTTCGCTCTGGACGCACTCGACTGA
- a CDS encoding acyltransferase yields MSAATDTPGVQTPTRTASGKPRHLYEVDVLRILTFACVIGVHTTSHTIAADDVPLNALLGLLHFTRLVFFSLTAFVLVYSWSLRPRPLTQFWPRRFLLVGVPYLAWSFVYVAASWLASSSTRGDVPALVTTAAEGIVTGTSWYHLYFLLVTMQVYLLLPVIIWLVRVTRRHHVTVLVVAFLLQLAVFAAYKYWPHSIDWLHGYQKQFFFSYVFFIVSGAVAADHADPFLRFIREHRRAVLWAFAGTGALTLGVWWLQVGLGQSLYAAGTPLQPVQVLWSTAVFVGFLAIGAAWADRRRAGSALARVVDYGSDRSFGIFLSHPFMIWVLLYGDSWLESAVPKPWLTLVTYVLVLVLSVAVTEAFRWTPLSVPLTGRPSRARRVRA; encoded by the coding sequence GTGAGCGCCGCCACCGACACGCCCGGCGTGCAGACCCCGACCCGCACGGCGTCCGGCAAGCCCCGGCACCTGTACGAGGTCGACGTCCTCCGCATCCTCACGTTCGCGTGCGTCATCGGCGTGCACACCACGAGCCACACCATCGCCGCCGACGACGTCCCGCTGAACGCCCTGCTCGGGCTGCTGCACTTCACCCGGCTGGTGTTCTTCTCGCTCACGGCGTTCGTGCTCGTCTACAGCTGGTCACTCCGACCGCGCCCGCTCACGCAGTTCTGGCCGCGCCGGTTCCTGCTCGTCGGCGTGCCCTACCTGGCGTGGTCGTTCGTGTACGTCGCCGCGTCCTGGCTGGCCAGCTCGTCGACCCGGGGAGACGTGCCGGCGCTGGTCACGACCGCCGCCGAGGGGATCGTCACCGGGACGTCCTGGTACCACCTCTACTTCCTGCTCGTGACGATGCAGGTGTACCTGCTGCTGCCGGTGATCATCTGGCTGGTCCGGGTCACCCGGCGGCACCACGTCACGGTGCTGGTCGTCGCGTTCCTGCTGCAGCTCGCCGTGTTCGCCGCCTACAAGTACTGGCCGCACTCGATCGACTGGCTGCACGGGTACCAGAAGCAGTTCTTCTTCTCGTACGTGTTCTTCATCGTCTCCGGGGCGGTGGCCGCAGACCACGCGGACCCGTTCCTCCGCTTCATCCGCGAGCACCGCCGCGCCGTCCTCTGGGCCTTCGCGGGCACCGGGGCGCTCACGCTCGGCGTGTGGTGGCTGCAGGTCGGCCTCGGCCAGTCGCTGTACGCCGCCGGCACCCCGCTGCAGCCCGTGCAGGTGCTCTGGAGCACCGCCGTCTTCGTCGGGTTCCTGGCGATCGGTGCGGCCTGGGCGGACCGCCGCCGGGCCGGCTCCGCCCTGGCGCGGGTCGTCGACTACGGCTCGGACCGGTCGTTCGGCATCTTCCTCAGCCACCCGTTCATGATCTGGGTCCTGCTGTACGGCGACAGCTGGCTCGAGTCGGCGGTGCCGAAGCCGTGGCTGACGCTCGTCACGTACGTGCTCGTGCTCGTGCTGTCGGTCGCGGTGACGGAGGCGTTCCGCTGGACGCCGCTCAGCGTGCCGCTGACCGGTCGGCCGTCGCGGGCGCGGCGGGTGCGCGCCTGA
- a CDS encoding AMP-binding protein, which translates to MQHDGEHPTPDPTPVAGHETTLAALIRQRAEQTPDHVYLEDARSDRTLTYGGLDAAVTAWSRTFDAIGVPASGGVLVDVGDPIAFAVVHLTAIASGRRSVPVDTGQPPSEPARLAALLGGASMVVSDRAPAGTAGTAGTAGTAGAPGVDRAGATVPGPPAAGVDPATGLPVGVRDGDVPDAPTDGPGEGSVVLFTSGSTGTPKGVELPESQLRFVAQAIARHNGLTAEDRGFNSLPLFHVNAEVVGLVATLVAGATLVLDRRFRRTGFWELLTARRVTWLNAVPAVLAVLAKTGPLQPPASLRFVRSASAPLPDPVRAALGDLPLVVSWGMTEGASQITATPLDAPARPGSVGLPVGSEVQVRGEDGALLPAGEIGALWVRGPGIVRSYLGGRAADRFDADGWLSTGDLGSVADDGWVSLAGRSDDVINRGGEKVYPSEVEDVLLRDPRVLEAVVVGRPDEVLGAVPVAYVIPQADADIDGLVADLTALAESALTRFRRPAEISVVPDLPRAPTGKVQRARVRAMTESR; encoded by the coding sequence GTGCAGCACGACGGTGAACACCCCACACCCGACCCCACGCCGGTCGCCGGCCACGAGACGACCCTCGCGGCGCTCATCCGGCAGCGTGCCGAGCAGACCCCGGACCACGTCTACCTCGAGGACGCCCGCTCCGACCGGACGCTGACGTACGGCGGTCTCGACGCTGCCGTCACCGCGTGGTCCCGGACCTTCGACGCGATCGGTGTCCCGGCCTCCGGCGGTGTCCTGGTCGACGTGGGGGACCCGATCGCTTTCGCCGTCGTGCACCTCACCGCGATCGCCTCCGGGCGGCGCTCCGTGCCGGTCGACACCGGGCAGCCGCCCTCGGAACCCGCACGGCTCGCGGCGCTCCTCGGCGGCGCATCGATGGTCGTGTCGGACCGTGCGCCAGCCGGAACAGCCGGAACAGCCGGAACGGCCGGGACCGCCGGGGCCCCTGGCGTCGACCGTGCCGGCGCGACCGTCCCCGGACCGCCCGCGGCCGGCGTCGACCCAGCCACGGGCCTCCCGGTCGGGGTCCGCGACGGCGACGTCCCGGACGCGCCCACCGACGGCCCCGGCGAGGGCTCTGTCGTGCTCTTCACCTCCGGGTCCACCGGGACGCCGAAGGGCGTCGAGCTGCCGGAGTCGCAGCTCCGGTTCGTGGCGCAGGCGATCGCCCGGCACAACGGGCTGACCGCCGAGGACCGGGGCTTCAACTCGCTGCCGCTGTTCCACGTCAACGCCGAGGTGGTGGGCCTCGTCGCCACGCTCGTGGCCGGGGCGACGCTGGTGCTCGACCGCCGGTTCCGCCGGACCGGGTTCTGGGAACTGCTCACGGCCCGCCGGGTGACCTGGCTGAACGCCGTGCCGGCGGTCCTGGCGGTCCTGGCGAAGACCGGACCGCTGCAGCCGCCGGCGTCGCTGCGGTTCGTCCGGAGCGCCTCCGCCCCGCTGCCGGACCCGGTGCGCGCCGCCCTCGGGGACCTGCCGCTCGTGGTGAGCTGGGGCATGACCGAGGGTGCCAGCCAGATCACCGCGACGCCCCTCGACGCACCGGCCCGACCGGGCAGCGTCGGACTGCCCGTCGGCTCCGAGGTCCAGGTGCGTGGCGAGGACGGCGCCCTCCTGCCGGCCGGCGAGATCGGTGCCCTCTGGGTGCGTGGTCCGGGCATCGTCCGCTCGTACCTGGGCGGCCGGGCGGCGGACCGGTTCGACGCCGACGGCTGGCTGTCCACCGGCGACCTCGGGTCCGTCGCCGACGACGGCTGGGTGTCGCTCGCCGGGCGGTCCGACGACGTCATCAACCGCGGCGGTGAGAAGGTCTACCCGTCCGAGGTCGAGGACGTCCTGCTCCGCGATCCCCGCGTGCTCGAAGCGGTCGTGGTGGGTCGGCCGGACGAGGTGCTCGGTGCCGTTCCGGTGGCGTACGTCATCCCGCAGGCGGACGCCGACATCGACGGGCTCGTCGCCGACCTGACCGCCCTGGCCGAGTCCGCCCTGACCCGGTTCCGTCGTCCGGCCGAGATCTCCGTCGTCCCCGACCTGCCGCGGGCACCGACCGGCAAGGTGCAGCGTGCCCGCGTCCGAGCGATGACCGAGTCCCGGTGA
- a CDS encoding MFS transporter, with amino-acid sequence MTTAPAAARATGTPFRGRIRGRVLLVLCCMYAISYIDRTNISTALPYITDEFGLSDTDAGFIVSAFALPYALLQVFGGTISERFGPRRALFVITVVWGVATLWTGLATGFWTLFAARLLLGLSEAAAFPSATQAMSRWIPRDRNGFAQGVVHSAARLGNALAPLVVAYFIAISGWRLAFFATAVLSVAWGITWFVLFRDRPEDARGITKAELAELPPVETRATRPPVPWRALARQVLPVSFVDFGYGWTLWVFLTWIPTFLSDQYDLEISAFAWFTTAVLLAGVVGDTVGGLLSDRIIHRGGDPRHARRLVLVIGLGGSLVCLLPLVVVGQSLTVATVSLALSFFFLELCNANLWAIPMDVAPQWSGTASGFMNTGFGVAGVVSPIVFGVLIDASGWQLPFGISCALLAGAAVVAWVMKPQRLTVTDGVLEVGVPAVERDATQ; translated from the coding sequence ATGACCACGGCCCCCGCTGCAGCACGAGCGACGGGCACCCCGTTCCGCGGACGCATCCGCGGGCGGGTGCTCCTGGTCCTCTGCTGCATGTACGCCATCTCGTACATCGACCGTACGAACATCTCGACCGCCCTCCCCTACATCACCGACGAGTTCGGCCTCAGCGACACCGACGCCGGGTTCATCGTCTCGGCGTTCGCACTGCCGTACGCCCTGCTGCAGGTGTTCGGCGGCACCATCAGCGAACGCTTCGGCCCGCGCCGCGCACTGTTCGTCATCACCGTCGTCTGGGGTGTCGCGACGCTCTGGACCGGACTGGCCACGGGCTTCTGGACGCTCTTCGCGGCGCGGCTGCTGCTCGGCCTCAGCGAGGCCGCGGCGTTCCCGTCCGCCACCCAGGCGATGAGCCGCTGGATCCCCCGCGACCGCAACGGCTTCGCACAGGGTGTGGTCCACTCCGCCGCGCGGCTCGGCAACGCCCTCGCACCGCTCGTCGTCGCCTACTTCATCGCGATCAGCGGCTGGCGCCTGGCGTTCTTCGCCACCGCCGTGCTCTCCGTGGCCTGGGGCATCACCTGGTTCGTCCTGTTCCGCGACCGCCCCGAGGACGCCCGCGGGATCACGAAGGCCGAACTCGCCGAACTGCCACCAGTCGAGACCCGCGCCACCCGCCCGCCGGTGCCGTGGCGCGCCCTGGCGAGGCAGGTCCTGCCGGTGTCCTTCGTCGACTTCGGGTACGGGTGGACCCTCTGGGTGTTCCTCACGTGGATCCCGACGTTCCTCAGCGACCAGTACGACCTCGAGATCAGCGCCTTCGCCTGGTTCACGACCGCCGTCCTCCTGGCCGGGGTCGTCGGCGACACGGTCGGCGGGCTGCTCAGCGACCGGATCATCCACCGCGGTGGCGACCCGCGGCACGCACGACGCCTGGTCCTGGTGATCGGGCTCGGTGGGTCGCTGGTCTGCCTGCTCCCGCTCGTCGTCGTCGGGCAGAGCCTGACCGTCGCGACCGTGTCACTCGCCCTGTCGTTCTTCTTCCTCGAGCTCTGCAACGCGAACCTGTGGGCGATCCCGATGGACGTCGCCCCGCAGTGGTCCGGCACGGCGTCCGGGTTCATGAACACCGGGTTCGGCGTCGCCGGTGTCGTCTCCCCCATCGTGTTCGGCGTCCTCATCGACGCCTCCGGGTGGCAGCTGCCGTTCGGGATCTCGTGCGCGCTGCTCGCGGGTGCCGCGGTGGTCGCGTGGGTGATGAAGCCGCAGCGCCTCACCGTGACCGACGGCGTGCTCGAGGTGGGCGTCCCCGCGGTCGAGCGCGACGCCACGCAGTAG